The genomic window AACCAAGGTCAATTAAGATCCAAGAGCCTTCGCTTTTGCCTTCATTGCTGTAAACATGTAAATTTTGTTCTTTGGCATATTGATCTACGGTACCAGCCAAAGCCTGGCAATGGGTGCGGGAGTTTGCACCAGCGACCAGAAAATAATCTGCGACTGAGGATTTTTCTCTTAAATCGAGAGTGGCCAAATCCAGGGCCTTTTTTTCTTCGAGTAATTCCTGAATGGCCTTTAAGTGTAGGGCAACATCACTGTCGGTCAGCAGGTTTTGCGGTGCTTGTATTTGGTTTTCAGACATTCTTTTAATTTCACGTTTTTAAATTTGGTTCAAGCCTTTGAGCGGTTTGAACACTGCTTTTTTCGAGGAACCTTGCATGATTTCAGGTTCTTGACAATAGGGCCATTATATCACAGCCATCTGGGGAGTTAAGCCCTCGGCTCTATGCGTTTTTTTTCTGGTAATGCACTTGAAACTGGATTTGGCGTGTTTGAATTTGATAGGACAATCCCTTGAACCAGCTTTTCAGCAGGGGGTGAAGGGGCAGCAGCTGATCGGCATGAAACCAGCGAAAGGGCTGTTTGTTTTCGAGCACCAGATCCTTTTCTAGGGCCCAACTGGCCGCCTGCAATCCCAAGGGGTTGACCAGATCGCGCTGCATGGCGAGCAGGCGGCCTTCATGGGCAGGATCGAGAAAATGAAAGGCCTGTTTGTACATGATCGCGTTGTGTAGCCAAGCAGGCTGAGTTAAAACCCCATCCAAACCGAGTCTTTCTGCGGAGATCTGGATCAGGGCCATGACGAATTTTCCCATGCCGAGACCCGGGTGGGTTTGACCTGGCAGGGGCCGTTTCTGCTGGCTGAAGGAAGCCTGCGGATTCTGTAAGCAGACCCATTCAACCGCGAGAAACTGAAAGGCGTGTCCCGCCAGGCTGGGGCAAAGGCGATCATCAAAATTGAATTTCCGGCGTTTCATGACCACTTCGTGCAAGAGGCGTTCTTCTGAAATTTCTCCGGCGTAAAGGGCCAGACGGTGCTGGTAGGGATCTTCGGTATCCAGTTGCATGCGAATATCGCTGAATCCCCGTTTTTCCAGTTCCCTGTAAATGCCATATTCGTGCAGGGCATAGTCGAGACCTTCGGGGGAATAATAGGCCAAAAAATAGGGCTGACCGCGCTTTTCAGGGGGGATATTCAGACTTTCAAGATCATCCAGGCGCAAGAGACTGTCTTCGGCGTAGTGCAAGCGGTATTCAGATAGGCGTCGGGCAATGGCCCGCTGGCGTTGGATAAAAGACATGTATTAGGAAACCGATTGAATTTTAATCCTCAAGCATGAGGTCTGCTTTTCAGCTTAGCGTATCCCTCTCCCTTTCAACAAATTCAGGGTTTCAGTGAATCTTCTTCACTGAAACCCTGAATGTCTGCTTTTTAACTTAAGAAGCGCTGGTTGCCATTTCTTTGCGCTTGGGCATGTCTTCAAAGGTGCCCAGATCAAAGATTTTGGGTTGGAAACCCCCGTCTTCGTAGAGGGTATCGGCCAGGCGGGTCAGATAGGGATCGTGGTTCAAATCAAACTGATCCATATTGCGTTCAATCCGTTCAAAGGCCATCCGGCAGAAGGAGCGGGTCAGATAGAGTTCGGTTTTGGCTTCTTCTTTGGTCTTGCCCATCTCCAGCAGAGCCGAAGTGCGTGAGAGCATGGCGGCCATGACGTAAAGATCAATCACGCTGTCGGCAATGCGCTTTTGGTGAAGTTGCAGCATGATCACGTCTTTTTTATAGATCCGCAGCAATTGCATGGCGTAGGCACTGAGCTTGTCGACACCTTTGCAGAAGAGTTGGGATTCTTTCTGCAGCAGGCTGTGCGCCTTGGTCATGCGGGCGGGGGTCAAGGTTTTTTGTGCATAGCCTCGCAACCCAGCTTTTTTCAGGAATTTGCCCAGAGATTTCAAGCCTTCAAGTGAAATCATGGCGCGTGAAATTTCACTGGTGCCTTCAATGATCAGGCCCAGACGGGCATCGCGCATAAAGCGCTCAATCGGCAGTTCGCGGATATAGCCCATGCCGCCATGAATCTGCATGGCTTCGTCGCAGATTTTCCAAAGCGATTCGGTGCTGAAGACTTTGGCAACAGCGGCTTCAATCGCGTAATCTTCCATGCCATTGTCGACCAGACCGGCGGTCAGATAGCCGACGCACTGCATGCCATAGGCCAGCATCGACATATTGGCGATTTTTTCTTTGATCAGGTCAAACTGGCCGATATGTTTGCCGAACTGCTTGCGCTCATTGGCGTATTTGACGCTCATATCAATCAAGTGCTTGGCCACGCCAAAAGAGGCTGTAGAGGTGCTTAAACGGCCATTGTTGAGAATTTCCATGGCAACTTTGAAGCCTTTACCCACTTCACCGAGCACGTTTTCCACAGGCACTTTGACATTTTCAAAGAAGACCATGGTGGTGGAAGAACCCTTCCAGCCCATTTTCTGTTCTTCGGGGCCACTGCTGACACCGCCCAGATCACGGGTCACCATAAAGGCTGTGATTTTGTCCTGTTTCAGTCCGCCTTCTTCAACGGAGGTCTGGGCAAAAACCGTATAGAAATCGGCAAAACCACCGTTGGTGATAAATTGCTTTTCACCGTTGAGAATAAAATGACTGCCGTCTTCACTTAAAACGGCACGGGTGCGGATACTGGCGGCATCGGAACCGGAATTGGGTTCGGTCAGACAGAAGGCCGCAATCATTTCTCCGCTGGCCAGTTTGGGCAGATATTTCTTTTTCTGGGTTTCATTTCCAGCCAAGAGCAGGCCCTTCATGCCGATGCTTTGATGCCCCCCCACTGTGGCGGCTACGGCACTGCCTAAAACAGCCAGATCTTCAAGTACACGGGCATAGCCAGAAATACTCAGGCCAATGCCTTCATGCTCTTCTGGAATAATCAGGCCAAAAAGACCCAATTCTTTCATTTCTTCAAGCACTTCAGCTGGCAGTTTTTCGTCTTTGTCGATTTTATCGGGATTGATGCCTTTGCCAAAAGCTTTGATACTGGCGGAAATCATTTCAATGGTTTCCTGTTCTTCGGCCTTCATGCGTGGAAAAGGAAAGATAATTTCATCCAGCACATCGCCCATGAACAAATTACGGAGAAAGCCATTTTTGTCAGACATTGAAAATACCCTTTCAGATTAAGGTTGCGAGCCGGTGCTTAAACTTAAGAAAATAAAGGACAGAAATACATTTGTATGCACCGCGTCAATTATAAGCATAGCCAAGGATCCGCTCCTGCGTCAAGGCAAAATAAAGGATTCTGTTTTGAAGCTTTGACTGGCTGGTTTAGGTTTTGCGACGTATGCTGGAGCATTACCCCCTTTGAGGAAAGAAAATTCATGCAACCCTTATTTGTTCTGTATGTGGCCGATCAAGTGAAAAGCGCTGGTTTTTACCGGGTGGTTCTGGATTTGGAACCGTGTTTGGATGTGCCGGGAATGACCCAATTTGAACTCCATCAGGGCAGTCTTTTGGGACTGATGCCTGAAACTGGAATTCAACGGCTTTTAGGGGATCAAATTCCTGATTTGTCTTTGTTCAGGGGAGTGCCTCGGGCAGAACTGTATCTGAGAGTTGCCGAACCTCAGCGATATCATGCCCGGGTGCTTGCCCAGGGGGGGAAAGAGCTAAGCCCTCTGCAAAAGCGTGGCTGGGGAGACCTGGCTGCCTATAGTCAGGATTTGGATGGACATGTTCTGGCGTTTGCACGGTCTGTTTAAGAGTTGTGATCTCTGTACCCTTTGTGGTTTATTGAGTAGCGATCCCCTTGATTGAAAACCTATACTTTTCAGGACGTTTTAGACATGCAAACACCTCTTTTCCTGAATTCATTCAAACACCGCTTTCAGGTGTTTACCTGCACACTAATTACAGGAGCTCTGACAATGACCTTTTCCCTTCCTTCTGTACAGGCCGCCGCTCCTCCCCAGGCCCCTGTACACCCTCAAAAACTTGAAAAACATGGCGATGTCCGGGTGGATAATTATTATTGGTTACGCAATTATCCCCAAGACCCCGCCGTTTTGAAATACCTTCAGGCTGAAAATGCCTATACCGATGCCATGATGGCGGATACCGAGGCGCTTCAAGATAAGCTTTACTTGGAAATGGTGGGGCATATGGTCGAAAAAGACCGGAGTGTTCCCCACCAAAAGGGCGATTATTTTTACTATTCGCGGATTGACCCCGGTCAGAATTATCAGGTGTATTGCCGCCGCAAGGGCAGCATGCAAGGCCCTGAAGAAGTGCTGCTCGATCTGAATCTCGAAGCTACGGATCAGGACTTTATGGATCTGGGCATTTATGAAGTCAGCCCCGATCAACGCTATTTGGCCTATTCACTGGATACCACCGGTGCTGAATCTTTTACCCTACATATCAAGGATTTGCAGACCGGCCAGGTTTTATCGGAGCAAATCCCCCAGACCTATTACGCCGTTGAATGGGCTGCCGATAGCAAAACCCTGTTTTATAACGTGATTGACTCAGCCAATCGCCCCTACCGTTTGTATCGGCATACGGTTGGCAGTGAGCCGAATAAAGATCTGCTGGTCTTTGAAGAGCCTGATGAACGCTATAACGTAGAAATAAAAAAAACAGCCAGTGGCAAATATCTGATTCTGCAGATTGAAAGCCTGACCACGACTGAGTGTCTCTACCTGCCTGCCGATCAGCCCACGGCTGCCCCCGTGATGATTCAGGCCCGGCGAGAAGGAATCGAATACCATGTTCAGGACAGCGGCTCCCGTTTTTTGATCCATACCAATGATGGGGCTCTGAATTTTACGCTTAAGCAGGCCCCAATTCAAAGCCCCGATGCCAGCCACTGGCAGTCGTTGGTGGTTGAACGGCCCGACGCCAAATTGGAGCACCTCAAGGTTTTTGATCAGTGGCTGGCCATGATTTACCGCACCGATGCCCGCCAGGAAGTGCGCGTTCAGCATTTGATCACGGGCAAAACAGCCACTGTCGATTTTCCTGAACAGAATTTTTCAGTTTGGCCCAGCACCGATCAGGATTTCGCCAAAAATATTCTGCGGGTGAGCTATTCTTCGATGTTGACCCCCAAGTCAGTCTTTGACGTGCATCTTGAGAACCAAAGCCTTGAATTGCGCAAACAGACGTCTGTGCCCGGTTATGAACCCACCCGCTATGTCACTGAACGGATTTATGCCACCGCGCCCGATGGGGTCAAGGTGCCTGTCTCTTTGATCTATAAAAGAGGGCTGAAAAAGCAGGGCAAGAATCCCGCCCTGCTCTATAGCTATGGGGCCTATGGTTCCAGCACGGATACGGATTTTGATTCGGATCGGATTTCACTGCTGGAACGTGGCTTTGTTTTTGCGCTGGCGCATATCCGGGGTGGAGAAGACATG from bacterium (Candidatus Blackallbacteria) CG13_big_fil_rev_8_21_14_2_50_49_14 includes these protein-coding regions:
- the rsfS gene encoding ribosome silencing factor — translated: MSENQIQAPQNLLTDSDVALHLKAIQELLEEKKALDLATLDLREKSSVADYFLVAGANSRTHCQALAGTVDQYAKEQNLHVYSNEGKSEGSWILIDLGFMVVHVMQESQRVFYNLEELWSHATQKT
- a CDS encoding acyl-CoA dehydrogenase codes for the protein MSDKNGFLRNLFMGDVLDEIIFPFPRMKAEEQETIEMISASIKAFGKGINPDKIDKDEKLPAEVLEEMKELGLFGLIIPEEHEGIGLSISGYARVLEDLAVLGSAVAATVGGHQSIGMKGLLLAGNETQKKKYLPKLASGEMIAAFCLTEPNSGSDAASIRTRAVLSEDGSHFILNGEKQFITNGGFADFYTVFAQTSVEEGGLKQDKITAFMVTRDLGGVSSGPEEQKMGWKGSSTTMVFFENVKVPVENVLGEVGKGFKVAMEILNNGRLSTSTASFGVAKHLIDMSVKYANERKQFGKHIGQFDLIKEKIANMSMLAYGMQCVGYLTAGLVDNGMEDYAIEAAVAKVFSTESLWKICDEAMQIHGGMGYIRELPIERFMRDARLGLIIEGTSEISRAMISLEGLKSLGKFLKKAGLRGYAQKTLTPARMTKAHSLLQKESQLFCKGVDKLSAYAMQLLRIYKKDVIMLQLHQKRIADSVIDLYVMAAMLSRTSALLEMGKTKEEAKTELYLTRSFCRMAFERIERNMDQFDLNHDPYLTRLADTLYEDGGFQPKIFDLGTFEDMPKRKEMATSAS
- a CDS encoding glyoxalase; this encodes MQPLFVLYVADQVKSAGFYRVVLDLEPCLDVPGMTQFELHQGSLLGLMPETGIQRLLGDQIPDLSLFRGVPRAELYLRVAEPQRYHARVLAQGGKELSPLQKRGWGDLAAYSQDLDGHVLAFARSV
- a CDS encoding oligopeptidase B (PtrB; oligopeptidase that cleaves peptide bonds following arginine and lysine residues), which codes for MTFSLPSVQAAAPPQAPVHPQKLEKHGDVRVDNYYWLRNYPQDPAVLKYLQAENAYTDAMMADTEALQDKLYLEMVGHMVEKDRSVPHQKGDYFYYSRIDPGQNYQVYCRRKGSMQGPEEVLLDLNLEATDQDFMDLGIYEVSPDQRYLAYSLDTTGAESFTLHIKDLQTGQVLSEQIPQTYYAVEWAADSKTLFYNVIDSANRPYRLYRHTVGSEPNKDLLVFEEPDERYNVEIKKTASGKYLILQIESLTTTECLYLPADQPTAAPVMIQARREGIEYHVQDSGSRFLIHTNDGALNFTLKQAPIQSPDASHWQSLVVERPDAKLEHLKVFDQWLAMIYRTDARQEVRVQHLITGKTATVDFPEQNFSVWPSTDQDFAKNILRVSYSSMLTPKSVFDVHLENQSLELRKQTSVPGYEPTRYVTERIYATAPDGVKVPVSLIYKRGLKKQGKNPALLYSYGAYGSSTDTDFDSDRISLLERGFVFALAHIRGGEDMGRKWYLEGKLQKKRNTFSDFVASAEALIQGGFTSPQQLVIEGGSAGGLLMGAVTNLRPDLFKGVIADVPFVDALTTMLDPGLPLTVIEYDEWGNPNKKPDYDYIKSYSPYDNLAAKAYPNMLVLAGLNDPRVKYWEPAKYVAKMRALKTDQNLLMLQTHMSAGHGGASGRYDFLKEVAFKYAFFCKVLGIQH